One segment of Kogia breviceps isolate mKogBre1 chromosome 14, mKogBre1 haplotype 1, whole genome shotgun sequence DNA contains the following:
- the MAPK3 gene encoding mitogen-activated protein kinase 3 isoform X2 produces MAAAAAAAQGGGGGEPRGTDGVGPGVPGEVEIVKGQPFDVGPRYTQLQYIGEGAYGMVSSAYDHVRKTRVAIKKISPFEHQTYCQRTLREIQILLRFRHENVIGIRDILRAPTLEAMRDVYIVQDLMETDLYKLLKSQQLSNDHICYFLYQILRGLKYIHSANVLHRDLKPSNLLINTTCDLKICDFGLARIADPEHDHTGFLTEYVATRWYRAPEIMLNSKGYTKSIDIWSVGCILAEMLSNRPIFPGKHYLDQLNHILGILGSPSQEDLNCIINMKARNYLQSLPSKTKVAWAKLFPKSDPKALDLLDRMLTFNPNKRITVEEALAHPYLEQYYDPTDEPVAEEPFTFDMELDDLPKERLKELIFQETARFQPGVLEAP; encoded by the exons atggcggcggcggcggcggcggctcaggggggcgggggcggggagcctCGGGGAACTGATGGGGTCGGCCCGGGGGTCCCGGGGGAAGTAGAGATAGTAAAGGGGCAGCCGTTCGACGTGGGCCCGCGCTACACGCAGCTGCAGTACATCGGCGAGGGCGCGTATGGCATGGTCAG CTCAGCTTACGACCACGTGCGCAAGACTCGAGTGGCCATCAAGAAAATCAGCCCCTTTGAGCATCAGACCTACTGCCAGCGTACATTGCGAGAGATCCAGATCTTGCTGCGCTTCCGCCATGAGAACGTCATCGGCATCCGAGACATTCTGCGGGCACCCACCCTGGAAGCCATGAGGGATGT CTACATTGTGCAAGACCTGATGGAGACAGACCTGTACAAGTTGCTTAAAAGCCAGCAGCTGAGCAACGACCACATCTGCTATTTCCTCTACCAAATCCTGCGGGGCCTCAAGTATATCCACTCCGCCAACGTGCTCCACCGTGATTTAAAGCCCTCCAACCTGCTCATCAACACCACCTGCGACCTTAAG ATCTGTGATTTTGGTCTTGCCCGGATTGCCGATCCTGAGCACGACCACACTGGCTTTCTGACGGAATACGTGGCCACACGCTGGTACCGGGCCCCAGAGATCATGCTTAACTCCAAG ggctACACCAAGTCCATCGACATCTGGTCTGTGGGCTGCATTCTGGCTGAGATGCTTTCCAACCGGCCCATCTTCCCGGGCAAGCACTACCTGGACCAGCTCAATCACATTCTGG GTATCCTGGGCTCCCCCTCCCAGGAGGACCTGAATTGTATCATCAACATGAAGGCCCGAAACTACCTACAGTCTCTACCCTCCAAGACCAAGGTGGCCTGGGCCAAGCTTTTTCCCAAGTCGGACCCCAAAG CTCTTGACCTGCTGGACCGGATGTTGACCTTTAACCCCAACAAACGGATCACAGTGGAAGAAGCACTGGCTCACCCCTACCTGGAGCAGTACTATGACCCAACAGATGAG CCAGTGGCCGAGGAGCCTTTCACCTTCGACATGGAGCTGGATGATCTACCCAAGGAGCGGCTGAAGGAGCTCATCTTCCAGGAGACAGCCCGTTTCCAGCCTGGGGTGCTGGAGGCCCCCTAA
- the MAPK3 gene encoding mitogen-activated protein kinase 3 isoform X1 has product MAAAAAAAQGGGGGEPRGTDGVGPGVPGEVEIVKGQPFDVGPRYTQLQYIGEGAYGMVSSAYDHVRKTRVAIKKISPFEHQTYCQRTLREIQILLRFRHENVIGIRDILRAPTLEAMRDVYIVQDLMETDLYKLLKSQQLSNDHICYFLYQILRGLKYIHSANVLHRDLKPSNLLINTTCDLKICDFGLARIADPEHDHTGFLTEYVATRWYRAPEIMLNSKGYTKSIDIWSVGCILAEMLSNRPIFPGKHYLDQLNHILGILGSPSQEDLNCIINMKARNYLQSLPSKTKVAWAKLFPKSDPKALDLLDRMLTFNPNKRITVEEALAHPYLEQYYDPTDEVGQPPAAGLAGRWMGGHPSVPVLSLPTSLPPQPVAEEPFTFDMELDDLPKERLKELIFQETARFQPGVLEAP; this is encoded by the exons atggcggcggcggcggcggcggctcaggggggcgggggcggggagcctCGGGGAACTGATGGGGTCGGCCCGGGGGTCCCGGGGGAAGTAGAGATAGTAAAGGGGCAGCCGTTCGACGTGGGCCCGCGCTACACGCAGCTGCAGTACATCGGCGAGGGCGCGTATGGCATGGTCAG CTCAGCTTACGACCACGTGCGCAAGACTCGAGTGGCCATCAAGAAAATCAGCCCCTTTGAGCATCAGACCTACTGCCAGCGTACATTGCGAGAGATCCAGATCTTGCTGCGCTTCCGCCATGAGAACGTCATCGGCATCCGAGACATTCTGCGGGCACCCACCCTGGAAGCCATGAGGGATGT CTACATTGTGCAAGACCTGATGGAGACAGACCTGTACAAGTTGCTTAAAAGCCAGCAGCTGAGCAACGACCACATCTGCTATTTCCTCTACCAAATCCTGCGGGGCCTCAAGTATATCCACTCCGCCAACGTGCTCCACCGTGATTTAAAGCCCTCCAACCTGCTCATCAACACCACCTGCGACCTTAAG ATCTGTGATTTTGGTCTTGCCCGGATTGCCGATCCTGAGCACGACCACACTGGCTTTCTGACGGAATACGTGGCCACACGCTGGTACCGGGCCCCAGAGATCATGCTTAACTCCAAG ggctACACCAAGTCCATCGACATCTGGTCTGTGGGCTGCATTCTGGCTGAGATGCTTTCCAACCGGCCCATCTTCCCGGGCAAGCACTACCTGGACCAGCTCAATCACATTCTGG GTATCCTGGGCTCCCCCTCCCAGGAGGACCTGAATTGTATCATCAACATGAAGGCCCGAAACTACCTACAGTCTCTACCCTCCAAGACCAAGGTGGCCTGGGCCAAGCTTTTTCCCAAGTCGGACCCCAAAG CTCTTGACCTGCTGGACCGGATGTTGACCTTTAACCCCAACAAACGGATCACAGTGGAAGAAGCACTGGCTCACCCCTACCTGGAGCAGTACTATGACCCAACAGATGAGGTGGGCCAGCCACCAGCAGCAGGGCTGGCAGGTAGGTGGATGGGTGGGCATCCCTCAGTCCCTGTCCTGAGCCTCCCCACTTCTTTGCCACCCCAGCCAGTGGCCGAGGAGCCTTTCACCTTCGACATGGAGCTGGATGATCTACCCAAGGAGCGGCTGAAGGAGCTCATCTTCCAGGAGACAGCCCGTTTCCAGCCTGGGGTGCTGGAGGCCCCCTAA